The Panthera uncia isolate 11264 chromosome C2, Puncia_PCG_1.0, whole genome shotgun sequence genome contains a region encoding:
- the OLIG1 gene encoding oligodendrocyte transcription factor 1, which produces MYYALSQARVNAAPATMLRPQRPGDVQLGASLYELVGYRQPPSSSSSSSSSSSSSSSSTSSSSTTAPVLPKAAREKPEAPAEQLGSGAGPGAHAGGGSRADAKEEQQQQLRRKINSRERKRMQDLNLAMDALREVILPYSAAHCQGAPGRKLSKIATLLLARNYILLLGSSLQELRRALGEGAGPAAPRLLLAGLPLLAAAPGSVLLAPGAVGPPDALRPAKYLSLALDEPPCGQFALPGGGAGGGAAGPGLCTCAVCKFPHLVPAGLGLAAVQAQFSK; this is translated from the exons aTGTACTATGCGCTTTCCCAGGCGCGCGTGAACGCGGCCCCCGCGACCATGCTGCGGCCACAGCGGCCCGGAGACGTGCAGCTCGGGGCCTCCCTGTACGAGCTGGTGGGCTACCGGCAgccgccttcctcctcctcctcctcctcctcctcctcctcctcctcctcctcttccacatcCTCCTCCTCCACGACGGCCCCCGTCCTCCCCAAGGCGGCGCGCGAGAAGCCGGAGGCGCCGGCCGAGCAGCTGGGGAGCGGAGCGGGGCCCGGCGCGCACGCGGGCGGCGGCTCCCGGGCGGACGCCAAAGAGGAGCAGCAACAGCAGCTGCGGCGCAAGATCAACAGCCGCGAGCGGAAGCGCATGCAGGACCTGAACCTGGCCATGGACGCGCTGCGCGAGGTCATCCTGCCCTACTCGGCGGCGCACTGCCAGGGCGCGCCTGGCCGCAAGCTTTCCAAGATCGCCACGCTGCTGCTCGCCCGCAACTATATCCTGCTGCTGGGTAGCTCGCTGCAGGAGCTGCGCCGCGCGCTGGGCGAGGGCGCCGGGCCCGCGGCGCCGCGCCTGCT GCTGGCCGGCCTGCCCCTGCTGGCCGCCGCGCCCGGCTCGGTGCTGCTGGCGCCCGGCGCCGTGGGGCCTCCCGACGCGCTGCGCCCGGCCAAGTACCTGTCGCTGGCGCTGGACGAGCCGCCGTGCGGCCAGTTCGCGCTCCccggcggcggcgcgggcggcggcgcgGCCGGCCCGGGCCTCTGCACCTGCGCGGTCTGCAAGTTCCCGCACCTCGTCCCCGCCGGCCTGGGCCTGGCCGCCGTGCAGGCACAGTTTTCCAAGTGA